In Flavobacterium cerinum, one genomic interval encodes:
- a CDS encoding TonB-dependent receptor, with amino-acid sequence MKRIIDFIAICILFIGLSSYAQTARIKGVLLDESNKPIAKASVKANAASAISNENGFFQITVPANQKITVEITHVSFKKAVTVIELKPNEDYELNVVLNQRAEQLGEVVVSKGRKRVEGVTTIAPEVIRTIPGANAGVENILKTLPGVYSNNELSTQYAVRGGNYDENLVYVNEIEVYRPFLIRSGQQEGLSFTNTEMVQNVDFSAGGFQAKYGDKLSSVLDITYRRPTKFQAAVDASLLGGSATVDLVSKNQKWSNITGVRYRDNSLLVKSQETETNFRPTFVDVQTLINFDASTKWQWSFLGNISQNRYNYQPISRQTNFGTIDNPIALQVFYDGQEKDRYLTLFGALKSVYQVSDDFKLKFIGSAYHTQEQEHFDIEAQYALGEVDSNIGSETFGDVVYSRGVGSQLSHARNNLDALIFNAEVKGFHSSKTSEHQVEWGFKYTKEDIRDRIVEWEAIDSAGFSLPAPILDIPHDQPYTPYTGPLAPYQNVRATNFVQINRFSGYAQWNYRGEIGAGEYWINAGVRAHQWQVSGDNIVTGDSQITFSPRAQFAIKPAWEMDMLFRLSGGVYHQPPFYRELRDAAGVVQPNVKAQQSVHIVLGNDYSFKMWGRPFKLVSEAYYKHLSDVNTYTIDNVRIRYAANNDATAYVYGADFRLNGEFVPGTESWFSFGYLKTEENQDGKGYIARPTDQRLKFGLLFQDYMPNIPNLKMYLNLVYNTGLPGGSPSYADPYNYQLRLKDYRRADAGFSYVFKDTAIKSNKNWLKPFRELALGFEIFNLFNNQNAITNTWVRDVYTKSQYGIPNYMTTRTFNLKLNVRL; translated from the coding sequence TTGAAAAGAATAATTGATTTTATTGCGATTTGTATTTTGTTTATTGGTTTGAGCTCCTATGCGCAAACCGCCAGAATAAAAGGTGTTCTTTTAGATGAATCCAATAAACCGATCGCAAAAGCATCTGTTAAAGCTAATGCCGCTTCTGCCATTTCGAATGAAAATGGTTTCTTTCAGATAACTGTTCCGGCAAATCAGAAAATAACAGTTGAAATTACACACGTTAGTTTTAAAAAGGCGGTTACGGTTATTGAATTAAAACCGAATGAAGATTATGAGCTGAACGTTGTTTTAAATCAACGGGCGGAACAATTAGGTGAGGTGGTCGTTTCAAAAGGGAGAAAAAGAGTAGAAGGGGTTACAACCATAGCGCCGGAAGTAATCCGAACAATACCGGGAGCCAATGCGGGTGTGGAAAATATTCTGAAAACCCTTCCGGGTGTTTATTCCAATAACGAATTAAGTACACAATATGCTGTTAGGGGAGGGAATTATGATGAAAACCTCGTGTATGTGAATGAAATTGAAGTCTATCGTCCGTTTTTAATTCGCTCCGGACAACAGGAAGGTTTGAGTTTTACCAATACGGAAATGGTACAGAATGTTGATTTCTCTGCCGGAGGATTCCAGGCTAAATACGGTGATAAACTTTCATCGGTTCTGGATATTACCTATCGTCGTCCGACTAAGTTTCAGGCTGCTGTAGATGCGAGTTTGTTAGGAGGAAGCGCTACTGTGGATCTGGTTTCTAAAAATCAGAAATGGAGTAATATTACCGGAGTACGCTACCGGGATAATAGTTTGCTGGTAAAAAGTCAGGAAACAGAAACGAATTTCAGACCGACTTTCGTTGATGTTCAAACCTTAATCAACTTTGATGCTTCGACCAAATGGCAATGGAGCTTTTTAGGAAATATTTCGCAAAACCGTTATAATTACCAACCGATTTCGCGTCAGACGAATTTCGGTACAATTGATAATCCGATCGCTTTACAGGTTTTTTATGACGGACAGGAAAAAGATCGTTATCTGACTTTATTCGGAGCGTTAAAATCGGTTTATCAGGTGAGTGATGATTTTAAATTGAAATTTATCGGCTCAGCTTATCATACGCAGGAACAGGAACACTTTGATATAGAAGCACAATATGCTCTTGGTGAAGTGGATAGTAATATCGGTTCTGAAACGTTTGGTGATGTAGTGTATTCCCGTGGTGTAGGTTCGCAGTTAAGTCATGCCCGAAACAATCTGGATGCACTTATTTTTAATGCTGAAGTGAAAGGATTCCATTCGTCTAAAACCAGTGAACATCAGGTGGAGTGGGGTTTTAAATATACAAAAGAAGATATTCGCGACCGTATTGTAGAATGGGAAGCAATTGATTCGGCTGGTTTTTCATTGCCGGCTCCGATTTTAGATATTCCACATGATCAACCGTATACGCCTTATACCGGACCGTTAGCGCCGTATCAGAATGTAAGAGCAACGAATTTTGTTCAGATTAACCGTTTTTCAGGATATGCACAATGGAACTATCGCGGTGAGATCGGTGCGGGTGAATATTGGATTAATGCAGGTGTTCGAGCGCATCAATGGCAGGTTAGCGGTGATAATATTGTAACCGGTGACAGTCAGATTACGTTTAGTCCGAGAGCACAGTTTGCAATTAAACCGGCCTGGGAAATGGATATGTTATTCCGTTTGTCCGGAGGAGTTTATCATCAGCCGCCTTTTTACAGGGAATTACGGGATGCGGCCGGAGTGGTTCAACCTAATGTAAAAGCGCAACAGTCGGTTCATATTGTTTTAGGAAATGATTACAGCTTTAAAATGTGGGGTCGACCGTTTAAGTTGGTTTCGGAAGCGTATTATAAACATTTATCGGATGTAAATACTTACACCATTGATAACGTAAGAATCCGTTATGCAGCAAATAACGATGCAACGGCCTATGTATATGGTGCTGATTTCCGTTTAAACGGAGAATTTGTGCCGGGAACAGAATCCTGGTTCAGTTTCGGATATTTGAAAACGGAAGAAAATCAGGATGGAAAAGGCTATATTGCGCGTCCAACGGATCAGCGTTTGAAATTCGGATTGCTTTTCCAGGATTATATGCCGAATATTCCGAATCTGAAAATGTATCTGAATCTGGTTTATAATACCGGATTACCGGGTGGGTCTCCTTCTTATGCCGATCCGTATAATTATCAGCTGCGATTAAAAGATTACCGAAGAGCAGATGCCGGATTTTCCTATGTTTTTAAAGACACTGCAATTAAATCAAATAAAAACTGGTTAAAACCATTCCGTGAGTTGGCTTTAGGATTTGAAATTTTTAACCTTTTCAATAACCAGAATGCAATTACCAATACATGGGTAAGGGATGTGTACACTAAAAGTCAGTACGGAATTCCGAACTATATGACCACTCGTACATTCAATTTAAAATTAAATGTAAGATTGTAG
- a CDS encoding M23 family metallopeptidase, whose protein sequence is MRLLLLFCFSFLCGFSQNQYPKDYFRSPLDIPLQSSGTFGELRGNHFHSGLDYKTQQRTGLPVFAVADGYVSRIKVSTFGYGHALYITHSNGVTTVYGHLKGYSGKIGEYVRKKQYAQKKFEIELFPMASELPVTKGELIALSGNTGGSGGPHLHFEYRDTKTEKTLNPLLFGMDKETKDTKAPSINGIVVYPISDDAVVNQSQNPVVVGLSLQKDGSYLGSKVTGKGNIGFALDAYDTSDNNYSKNGVYKVETFLNGTKLYGYQFDSFSFDESRYINNFIDFERYKRTKLRYQKLFYKKNYPFSIISGNEKNGQISIKEKDTFSYRIEVSDFHNNKTVINIPVAYSDQPVKLVRKDVTTPYFIKSANDHNFTKDNISVFVPANAFYEDFYLRFDVKNNILDLHDDTVPAHNNITITFNVAGMPNLDYKRSFIGRMDGSKPEYYTTTKKGDLFSIRTKELGKFMLMQDTVGPRIYGTNFTTGSTIDKLDTISVHIQDDLSGIKEYNGYLNGKWILMKYDYKTKLLVHDLNDLIYDDGRNDLKIIVSDNIGNSTTFETHFFKTLKPTSLEKNN, encoded by the coding sequence ATGAGACTGTTGCTGCTTTTCTGCTTCTCGTTTTTGTGCGGTTTTTCACAAAATCAATACCCTAAGGATTATTTCCGGTCACCTTTAGATATTCCGTTGCAATCGTCCGGAACTTTTGGTGAACTACGTGGAAATCACTTTCATTCCGGATTGGATTACAAAACACAACAACGTACCGGATTGCCGGTTTTTGCTGTAGCCGATGGCTACGTTTCGAGAATAAAAGTTTCTACTTTCGGTTACGGACACGCACTTTATATCACACATTCCAATGGTGTGACTACAGTTTATGGTCACTTAAAAGGGTATAGCGGTAAAATAGGGGAATACGTACGGAAAAAGCAGTATGCGCAGAAAAAATTTGAAATTGAATTGTTTCCTATGGCTTCCGAATTGCCGGTTACAAAAGGTGAGTTGATTGCTTTGTCCGGAAATACAGGCGGATCCGGTGGGCCGCATTTGCATTTTGAATATCGCGATACTAAAACGGAAAAGACGCTGAACCCGCTGTTGTTCGGGATGGATAAGGAAACAAAAGATACGAAAGCACCGTCAATTAACGGAATCGTAGTGTATCCGATTAGTGATGATGCTGTTGTAAATCAGTCGCAAAATCCGGTAGTAGTCGGATTATCTCTTCAAAAAGACGGTTCTTATCTTGGAAGTAAGGTGACGGGGAAAGGAAATATCGGTTTCGCACTGGATGCCTATGACACTTCGGATAATAATTACAGTAAAAACGGAGTTTATAAAGTGGAAACTTTTTTAAACGGTACAAAACTCTACGGTTATCAGTTTGATTCGTTTTCGTTTGACGAATCCCGCTATATCAATAATTTTATTGATTTTGAACGCTATAAAAGAACAAAATTGCGCTATCAGAAACTGTTTTATAAAAAGAATTATCCGTTTTCCATTATCAGCGGAAATGAGAAAAACGGTCAGATAAGTATCAAAGAAAAAGATACCTTCTCTTACCGTATTGAGGTTTCGGATTTTCATAATAATAAAACCGTGATCAATATACCGGTAGCGTATTCTGATCAGCCGGTAAAATTGGTGCGAAAAGATGTAACGACACCTTATTTTATCAAATCGGCTAACGATCATAATTTTACAAAAGACAATATTTCAGTCTTTGTACCGGCGAATGCCTTTTATGAAGATTTCTACTTGCGCTTTGATGTTAAAAATAATATACTGGATTTACACGATGATACCGTGCCGGCGCACAATAATATTACAATAACGTTTAATGTAGCCGGAATGCCGAATCTGGACTATAAAAGAAGTTTTATCGGTCGGATGGACGGTAGTAAACCGGAATATTATACGACAACTAAAAAAGGCGACTTGTTTTCAATTCGTACAAAAGAGCTTGGGAAATTTATGCTGATGCAGGATACAGTCGGGCCGCGTATTTACGGGACTAATTTTACAACGGGAAGTACAATTGATAAATTGGATACGATTAGTGTTCATATTCAGGACGATTTGTCCGGAATTAAAGAATATAACGGCTATTTGAACGGAAAGTGGATTTTAATGAAATACGACTATAAAACAAAACTACTGGTGCATGATTTGAATGATTTGATTTATGATGACGGAAGAAATGATTTGAAAATTATTGTGTCAGATAATATTGGAAATTCTACTACCTTTGAAACGCACTTTTTTAAAACCTTAAAACCGACCTCTCTTGAAAAGAATAATTGA
- a CDS encoding cell division protein ZapA has protein sequence MDDKLKIKISIADRVYPLTVDYTQEEGLRSASRKIDTMIKQFEENYAVRDKQDVLAMCALQFASQLEQKQIDKSADFQDAFDRLKNMDDQLNSILSK, from the coding sequence ATGGATGACAAGCTAAAAATAAAGATATCTATCGCCGACAGGGTTTACCCTCTAACTGTGGATTATACACAGGAAGAAGGACTTCGAAGCGCCTCCAGAAAGATTGACACTATGATTAAACAATTTGAGGAAAACTATGCCGTACGCGACAAACAGGATGTTTTAGCGATGTGTGCTTTACAGTTTGCCTCACAGTTAGAGCAAAAACAAATTGACAAATCCGCTGATTTTCAAGATGCTTTTGACCGCTTAAAAAATATGGATGACCAATTGAATTCGATTCTGTCAAAATAA
- the rny gene encoding ribonuclease Y, producing MSTTLIIIICCIAGTGIGFGIAKYLEKINASTLIKNAKSEAASLLKDAKAEGEAIKKDKILQAKEKFIELKAEHEQVILGRDKKIAEAEKRTRDKESQVSNELAKAKKSNDELDNKVNDYNSRIEVLDKKQQEIEKLHKSQVEQLEVISGLSAEEAKNQLVESLRTEAKSSAMSHIQETIEEAKLTAHQEARKIIINTIQRIGTEEAVENCVSVFNIESDDVKGRIIGREGRNIRALEAATGVEIIVDDTPEAIILSCFDPVRREIARLALHKLVTDGRIHPARIEEVVAKTAKQIDDEIIEVGKRTVIDLGIHGLHPELIKIVGRMKYRSSYGQNLLQHSREVAKLCGVMAAELGLNVKLAKRAGLLHDIGKVPETESELPHAILGMQWAEKYGEKEEVCNAIGAHHDEIEMKSLIAPIIQVCDAISGARPGARRQVLDSYIQRLKDLEDIAYGFNGVKNAYAIQAGRELRVIVESEKVSDEMASTLSFDISQKIQTEMTYPGQVKITVIRETRAVNIAK from the coding sequence ATGAGCACAACACTTATAATCATTATTTGCTGTATTGCAGGAACAGGAATCGGTTTTGGAATTGCTAAGTATTTAGAAAAAATCAATGCTTCCACATTGATTAAAAATGCAAAAAGTGAAGCAGCTTCTCTACTAAAAGATGCCAAAGCTGAAGGAGAGGCCATCAAAAAAGATAAAATTCTCCAGGCTAAAGAAAAATTCATTGAATTAAAAGCAGAACACGAACAGGTAATTTTAGGTCGCGATAAAAAGATTGCCGAAGCTGAGAAAAGAACACGCGACAAAGAATCTCAAGTATCGAACGAATTGGCTAAAGCCAAAAAAAGCAATGACGAACTTGACAACAAAGTAAACGATTACAACAGCCGAATCGAAGTACTGGATAAAAAGCAACAGGAAATCGAAAAACTTCATAAAAGTCAGGTAGAACAACTGGAAGTAATTTCTGGTCTTTCTGCCGAGGAAGCTAAAAACCAATTAGTAGAAAGCTTACGAACTGAAGCAAAATCGAGTGCCATGTCTCATATTCAGGAGACGATTGAAGAAGCTAAGCTTACTGCACATCAGGAAGCCCGAAAAATCATTATCAACACTATTCAACGTATCGGAACGGAAGAAGCAGTTGAAAACTGTGTTTCTGTATTCAACATTGAGTCGGATGATGTTAAAGGTCGTATTATCGGACGTGAAGGACGTAATATCCGTGCTTTAGAAGCTGCTACAGGAGTGGAAATCATTGTTGATGACACACCGGAAGCGATTATACTTTCTTGTTTTGACCCGGTTCGTCGTGAAATTGCCCGTTTGGCTTTACACAAACTGGTAACTGACGGTCGTATTCACCCGGCACGTATCGAAGAAGTAGTAGCTAAAACCGCTAAACAAATTGACGATGAAATCATCGAAGTCGGTAAACGTACTGTAATTGATTTAGGTATTCACGGTTTACATCCGGAATTAATCAAAATCGTAGGACGTATGAAATACCGTTCTTCTTACGGACAAAACTTATTACAACACTCGAGAGAAGTTGCCAAACTTTGCGGTGTTATGGCAGCTGAATTAGGCTTAAACGTTAAACTAGCAAAAAGAGCCGGTTTACTACACGATATCGGAAAAGTTCCGGAAACCGAAAGCGAATTACCACACGCTATCTTAGGTATGCAGTGGGCTGAGAAATACGGTGAAAAAGAAGAAGTTTGCAACGCAATCGGAGCACACCACGATGAAATTGAAATGAAATCGCTTATCGCACCGATTATTCAGGTTTGTGATGCTATTTCAGGAGCAAGACCGGGAGCAAGACGTCAGGTATTGGATTCGTATATCCAACGTCTGAAAGACCTTGAAGATATTGCTTACGGTTTTAACGGTGTTAAAAATGCCTATGCTATTCAAGCCGGACGTGAATTACGTGTAATCGTAGAAAGCGAAAAAGTAAGCGATGAAATGGCTTCTACACTTTCTTTTGATATTTCGCAAAAAATTCAAACTGAAATGACGTATCCGGGTCAGGTAAAAATTACCGTAATCCGTGAAACCAGAGCAGTTAATATTGCAAAATAA
- the xerD gene encoding site-specific tyrosine recombinase XerD has product MSAWESYIKEYKSYLKLERGLSENTIANYVFDIEKLVNYLENTAQDVSPVKIDEQEIQAFIYEISDKVNARSQTRIISGLKSFFNFLIFEGYRETTPLELIEIPKVGRKLPDTLSTEEIDGLIQAIDLSKNEGERNRAMLETLYSCGLRVSELIALKLSDLFFEEGFVKVTGKGNKQRFVPIGASTQKYILLYKESIRNHQQIKKGFEDTLFLNRRGSGLTRAMVFTIIKELAVKINLKKTISPHTFRHSFATHLLENGADLRAIQMMLGHESITTTEVYMHLDRKHLSKVLHAYHPRNKE; this is encoded by the coding sequence ATGTCTGCTTGGGAATCCTATATAAAAGAGTACAAATCCTATCTGAAACTGGAAAGAGGATTGTCGGAAAATACAATAGCAAATTATGTTTTTGATATTGAAAAACTGGTTAATTACCTCGAAAATACAGCGCAGGATGTATCTCCCGTAAAAATTGATGAACAGGAAATTCAGGCTTTTATTTATGAAATTTCGGATAAAGTGAATGCGCGATCGCAAACCCGGATTATTTCGGGATTAAAAAGTTTTTTTAATTTTTTGATTTTCGAAGGATATCGGGAAACGACACCGTTAGAATTGATTGAAATACCCAAAGTGGGGCGGAAATTACCGGATACCTTGTCAACTGAAGAAATCGACGGGCTAATTCAGGCAATTGATCTGTCTAAAAATGAAGGAGAGCGCAATAGGGCGATGTTGGAAACGCTGTATAGTTGTGGGCTTCGGGTTTCTGAATTAATAGCGCTAAAGCTGTCAGATTTGTTTTTTGAAGAAGGATTCGTAAAAGTTACCGGAAAAGGAAATAAACAGCGTTTTGTGCCAATTGGTGCTTCGACTCAAAAATATATACTATTGTATAAGGAAAGTATACGAAATCACCAGCAAATCAAAAAAGGATTCGAAGACACTTTGTTTTTGAACCGGCGAGGAAGCGGGTTGACCCGTGCTATGGTGTTTACGATTATAAAAGAGCTGGCGGTTAAAATTAATTTGAAAAAGACGATTAGTCCGCATACATTCCGGCATTCGTTTGCGACTCATCTTTTGGAGAACGGAGCCGACTTACGTGCGATTCAGATGATGTTGGGCCATGAATCGATTACAACTACTGAGGTGTATATGCATCTTGACAGAAAACATCTTTCAAAAGTATTGCATGCCTATCATCCGCGGAATAAAGAGTGA
- a CDS encoding porin family protein yields the protein MKIVKFLSAGLLFVAAITTANAQEKATFGIKGGANFSTVTQGKFEDGPDSRTGFHIGVVGELPIVSNVFSIQPEVLYSQQGFESNYSLLGNSYTTKHKIDYLNIPVLAKLYIIKQLSVEAGPQFGFKLNESHDTNNSSIETNEVNKFDTALAIGASFNFDNGLFLTGRYTYSLNEVVKDTDAKNKVFQVGLGFKF from the coding sequence ATGAAAATCGTAAAATTTTTATCAGCCGGGCTGTTATTCGTAGCCGCAATAACTACAGCCAATGCACAAGAAAAGGCAACTTTCGGGATTAAAGGTGGAGCTAACTTTTCCACAGTGACTCAGGGTAAATTTGAAGACGGTCCGGATTCCCGTACCGGTTTCCATATCGGTGTAGTAGGCGAACTTCCTATCGTATCTAACGTATTCTCTATTCAACCGGAGGTTTTATATTCCCAACAAGGCTTTGAAAGCAACTATAGCTTACTCGGGAATTCATATACCACAAAACATAAAATCGATTATTTGAATATTCCGGTTTTAGCCAAACTATACATCATCAAACAACTTAGCGTTGAAGCCGGACCTCAATTCGGTTTTAAACTAAATGAAAGTCATGATACCAATAACAGCTCTATCGAAACCAACGAAGTGAATAAATTTGATACCGCATTAGCTATCGGCGCATCTTTTAACTTTGACAACGGTTTGTTTTTAACCGGTCGTTATACCTATAGTTTAAACGAAGTCGTAAAAGATACGGATGCTAAAAACAAAGTATTCCAGGTAGGACTAGGATTTAAGTTCTAA